A genomic window from Caballeronia sp. SBC1 includes:
- a CDS encoding CYTH domain-containing protein — protein sequence MSIEREIKLALPTSEHGEIAKDLTQRTGQEGRKIQLTNVYFDTPDRALANAKSAVRLRGTPDQWLQTYKTAGESQEGLHNRHEWELPVAGEALEIPALLEICDDEDAANALSDAAPELVALFRTDFSRVIWDVEIDGAKIEAALDLGEVVADVDGKRLTTPISELELELKSGNEEALNTLAAQMRGAFLYLQPEDASKARRGYDLCEPKVAGSNGGVK from the coding sequence TTGAGTATTGAACGCGAGATCAAACTGGCGCTGCCTACGTCCGAACACGGCGAAATAGCGAAGGACCTGACGCAGCGCACCGGTCAGGAAGGCCGCAAGATCCAACTGACAAACGTGTACTTCGATACCCCTGACCGTGCCCTCGCGAACGCGAAAAGTGCGGTGCGACTGCGCGGCACGCCGGATCAGTGGCTGCAAACGTACAAGACGGCGGGGGAATCGCAGGAGGGTTTGCATAACCGGCACGAGTGGGAACTACCGGTTGCCGGTGAGGCGCTGGAAATCCCCGCCCTGCTTGAAATCTGCGACGACGAGGACGCAGCCAACGCACTCAGCGACGCCGCGCCCGAATTGGTCGCGCTGTTCCGCACCGACTTCTCTCGCGTGATCTGGGACGTCGAGATTGACGGTGCGAAGATCGAAGCCGCGCTGGATCTCGGCGAAGTGGTGGCTGACGTGGACGGCAAGCGCCTGACCACGCCGATCAGCGAACTCGAACTCGAGCTGAAATCCGGCAACGAGGAAGCACTGAACACCCTTGCCGCGCAAATGCGGGGAGCGTTTCTATATCTCCAGCCCGAGGACGCTAGCAAAGCACGCCGGGGCTACGATCTGTGCGAGCCC